One stretch of Myxocyprinus asiaticus isolate MX2 ecotype Aquarium Trade chromosome 23, UBuf_Myxa_2, whole genome shotgun sequence DNA includes these proteins:
- the LOC127414099 gene encoding calcium homeostasis modulator protein 3-like isoform X1, with amino-acid sequence MDRFKLVLQYFQSNSESISNGICIILSLISVKLYTSFDFNCPCLPQYNKMYAMGVMFVPPIILFCLGVLVNRHTGVFMEEWVRPIGKRTKNQAVVKFLLSSMLQRALLAPMVWILMTLLDGKCLICAFSMNVDPKHFTGIPNSTGLELIKIMAEVPCKEELIFRNSSFRKAVSRYVRCYSQAIGWSVLLFLIVLGAVGRIMKPCFNHATFLQTRYWSNYLDIEQKLFDETCVLHARDFARKCVAQFFESMRDDATLRLPLSSALGPGKIQNEYGEEEEERLHGITRHDQVYHLLQTWYQCKPELDVTQMAYKPKVCITWEDRNGKALFSEV; translated from the exons ATGGATCGTTTTAAGTTGGTTCTGCAGTATTTCCAGTCAAATTCCGAGTCTATTTCCAATGGTATCTGTATAATATTATCCCTGATTAGCGTCAAGCTGTACACAAGTTTTGATTTCAACTGTCCCTGTTTACCGCAGTACAACAAGATGTACGCAATGGGGGTCATGTTTGTTCCCCCAATTATATTATTCTGTTTGGGAGTATTAGTTAATCGTCATACAGGGGTGTTCATGGAAGAATGGGTCAGACCCATTGGAAAGAGGACAAAAAATCAGGCTGTGGttaa ATTTCTGCTTTCATCAATGTTGCAAAGGGCCCTTTTGGCTCCCATGGTCTGGATCCTAATGACACTCCTGGatggaaaatgtttaatttgcgCGTTCAGTATGAATGTAGACCCCAAACATTTTACTGGCATACCCAACAGCACTGGCCTGGAACTGATAAAGATCATGGCTGAGGTGCCCTGCAAAGAAGAGTTAATCTTCAGGAACAGCAGTTTTCGGAAAGCTGTGTCACGCTATGTGCGTTGTTACTCTCAA GCAATAGGCTGGTCAGTCCTCCTCTTCCTAATTGTTTTGGGTGCTGTGGGTCGAATCATGAAGCCTTGCTTCAATCACGCCACATTTCTGCAGACCCGTTACTGGAGCAATTACCTGGACATTGAGCAGAAACTCTTTGACGAGACCTGTGTCCTCCATGCCAGAGACTTTGCCAGAAAATGTGTGGCGCAGTTCTTTGAGAGCATGCGAGACGATGCAACTCTGAGATTGCCTCTCTCGAGTGCACTAGGACCCGGCAAAATTCAGAATGAATATGGAGAGGAAGAAGAAGAGCGTCTGCATGGCATAACGAGACACGATCAAGTGTATCATTTGCTGCAAACCTGGTACCAGTGCAAACCAGAGCTGGATGTGACCCAGATGGCCTATAAGCCCAAAGTGTGTATCACTTGGGAAGACAGGAATGGAAAGGCATTATTTTCTGAAGTGTAG
- the LOC127414099 gene encoding calcium homeostasis modulator protein 3-like isoform X2, with product MYAMGVMFVPPIILFCLGVLVNRHTGVFMEEWVRPIGKRTKNQAVVKFLLSSMLQRALLAPMVWILMTLLDGKCLICAFSMNVDPKHFTGIPNSTGLELIKIMAEVPCKEELIFRNSSFRKAVSRYVRCYSQAIGWSVLLFLIVLGAVGRIMKPCFNHATFLQTRYWSNYLDIEQKLFDETCVLHARDFARKCVAQFFESMRDDATLRLPLSSALGPGKIQNEYGEEEEERLHGITRHDQVYHLLQTWYQCKPELDVTQMAYKPKVCITWEDRNGKALFSEV from the exons ATGTACGCAATGGGGGTCATGTTTGTTCCCCCAATTATATTATTCTGTTTGGGAGTATTAGTTAATCGTCATACAGGGGTGTTCATGGAAGAATGGGTCAGACCCATTGGAAAGAGGACAAAAAATCAGGCTGTGGttaa ATTTCTGCTTTCATCAATGTTGCAAAGGGCCCTTTTGGCTCCCATGGTCTGGATCCTAATGACACTCCTGGatggaaaatgtttaatttgcgCGTTCAGTATGAATGTAGACCCCAAACATTTTACTGGCATACCCAACAGCACTGGCCTGGAACTGATAAAGATCATGGCTGAGGTGCCCTGCAAAGAAGAGTTAATCTTCAGGAACAGCAGTTTTCGGAAAGCTGTGTCACGCTATGTGCGTTGTTACTCTCAA GCAATAGGCTGGTCAGTCCTCCTCTTCCTAATTGTTTTGGGTGCTGTGGGTCGAATCATGAAGCCTTGCTTCAATCACGCCACATTTCTGCAGACCCGTTACTGGAGCAATTACCTGGACATTGAGCAGAAACTCTTTGACGAGACCTGTGTCCTCCATGCCAGAGACTTTGCCAGAAAATGTGTGGCGCAGTTCTTTGAGAGCATGCGAGACGATGCAACTCTGAGATTGCCTCTCTCGAGTGCACTAGGACCCGGCAAAATTCAGAATGAATATGGAGAGGAAGAAGAAGAGCGTCTGCATGGCATAACGAGACACGATCAAGTGTATCATTTGCTGCAAACCTGGTACCAGTGCAAACCAGAGCTGGATGTGACCCAGATGGCCTATAAGCCCAAAGTGTGTATCACTTGGGAAGACAGGAATGGAAAGGCATTATTTTCTGAAGTGTAG
- the LOC127414146 gene encoding calcium homeostasis modulator protein 1-like: protein MDKFRIMVQFLQANQESFMNGICGIMALASAQMYSSFEFTCPCLPDYNYAYGIGILVVPPIWFFLLGYVLNNNISVLTEEWKRPVGKRRKDPAVLRYMFSSMTQRALIAPAVWIAVTLMDGKSFLCAYSATTDLSKFINQTYQGLSKKELLKLQARIPCEDVFDEHEIISREAATRYIRCLSQACGWTFLMIITLAAFLIRAIRPCFTQAAFLKTKYWSHYIDTERKLFDETCKEHAKSFAKVCIQQYFESISGEFVSHLQLPQKKGKGDKDDDGVKQKSDEEKLLGIRKEEDMNKVLWNWHECKPALLLNKRAQDANGHAHSVTDGFSDKNCTQTPMKKTAVAYYSKV from the exons ATGGATAAGTTTCGGATTATGGTCCAGTTCTTGCAAGCCAATCAAGAGTCCTTCATGAATGGCATCTGTGGGATAATGGCTCTGGCAAGTGCTCAAATGTATTCATCTTTTGAGTTCACCTGTCCTTGCCTCCCAGACTACAATTACGCGTATGGAATAGGCATTCTCGTCGTTCCGCCGATATGGTTCTTCTTACTTGGATATGTACTTAACAACAACATTTCAGTGTTAACCGAAGAGTGGAAGAGACCAGTCGGAAAGCGCAGGAAAGATCCAGCGGTTTTGCGATACATGTTTAGCTCCATGACGCAGCGCGCTCTCATCGCCCCGGCTGTGTGGATAGCTGTGACTTTAATGGATGGAAAGAGTTTTCTGTGCGCTTACAGCGCCACGACGGATTTATCAAAGTTCATCAACCAGACCTATCAAGGTTTATCCAAAAAGGAGCTCCTGAAATTACAAGCAAGAATTCCATGTGAAGACGTTTTTGATGAGCATGAGATCATCTCAAGAGAAGCGGCAACTAGGTATATTCGCTGTTTGTCACAG GCCTGTGGATGGACCTTTTTAATGATCATAACTTTGGCAGCCTTCTTGATAAGGGCAATCAGGCCCTGCTTCACACAAGCCGCTTTCCTTAAAACCAAATATTGGTCGCACTACATTGATACAGAGCGTAAATTATTCGACGAAACATGCAAAGAACACGCCAAGAGCTTCGCCAAGGTCTGCATACAGCAATACTTCGAGAgcatcagtggtgaatttgtttCACACCTGCAATTACCCCAAAAGAAAGGAAAAGGTGACAAAGATGATGACGGAGTAAAACAAAAAAGTGATGAGGAGAAGCTTCTTGGGATCCGTAAAGAAGAAGACATGAATAAAGTCCTGTGGAACTGGCATGAATGTAAACCCGCGCTATTGCTGAATAAACGAGCTCAAGATGCGAATGGACATGCGCATTCAGTTACTGACGGCTTTTCGGATAAGAACTGCACTCAGACACCTATGAAAAAAACAGCTGTGGCATACTACTCCAAAGTctga